A single window of Bacteroides intestinalis DSM 17393 DNA harbors:
- a CDS encoding RagB/SusD family nutrient uptake outer membrane protein, which yields MKKLRIYIIASALLAVLISCNENNWLEETPKSFYTPDNSYETSTQFRQSLNYQYDLLRSFQWTLGGLKGGSAEGVIALALGDIAFGGTDYPDGKYNNFKAYFTPTSAPTLLFWQVAYNAIANANIVINRLELNDKIGIEDKKGFKGEALFFRAYWYNFLANLYGGVPLVLEESSSPRRDYVRATRNETYDQARLDLEEAITLLKDIDGVEDGMISKQAALHVITEVYISLGRYQDAINAASAVIDNPNMGLMTERFGSRASESGGDPYWDLFQLNNQNRSSGNRESILVLQYEYQNSGSSYGNFYSRCTLPQYFNAKVEGKDGKSVLAFTGFTAEKGGRGIGVIHPTDYFFNDVWGEDFDTDLRNSSNMIVRDFKIDNPEAKGFGEWMVKDGWVQEGDLLRNWYPFVMKFSRRGGFPDELYEKNTDGTIKTTALGEHILAYTSWTGSPANISYKDEYLFRLAGTYLLRAEAYLKNNQSDKAADDINELRKRAHASEVKASNMNIDLILDEQMRELYFEDFRVVTLMRLGKLVERTQEHNPRGENVGNNQNLLPIPYPEIERNIFGKIEQNPEY from the coding sequence ATGAAAAAGTTAAGAATTTACATTATAGCTTCGGCTTTGTTGGCCGTACTTATTTCTTGTAATGAAAACAATTGGTTGGAAGAGACTCCCAAGTCTTTTTACACTCCTGATAACTCGTATGAGACTTCAACGCAATTCAGGCAGTCTCTTAATTACCAATACGATTTGCTGCGGTCGTTCCAGTGGACATTAGGTGGTTTGAAGGGTGGAAGTGCCGAAGGAGTAATTGCATTAGCTCTTGGAGATATAGCTTTTGGTGGTACTGATTATCCGGATGGAAAGTATAATAATTTTAAGGCTTACTTTACGCCTACGAGTGCTCCTACATTACTTTTCTGGCAAGTGGCTTATAATGCTATTGCGAATGCAAATATTGTGATAAACAGATTGGAACTGAATGACAAAATAGGTATTGAGGATAAAAAGGGGTTTAAGGGCGAAGCTTTATTTTTCAGGGCATACTGGTACAACTTTCTGGCCAATCTTTATGGTGGAGTACCACTAGTATTGGAAGAATCGAGTTCTCCGCGCAGGGATTATGTTCGTGCAACCCGTAATGAAACTTATGATCAGGCACGCTTAGACTTGGAAGAAGCTATTACCCTACTAAAGGATATAGATGGTGTGGAAGATGGTATGATAAGCAAACAGGCTGCCTTGCATGTTATTACTGAAGTCTATATCTCGCTTGGCAGATATCAGGATGCTATTAATGCGGCCTCAGCTGTTATCGATAACCCCAATATGGGTTTGATGACTGAACGTTTTGGATCGAGAGCCAGTGAATCGGGTGGCGACCCTTACTGGGACTTGTTTCAACTGAATAACCAAAATAGATCGAGTGGTAATAGAGAAAGTATTTTGGTACTTCAATATGAATATCAGAATTCAGGTTCAAGTTATGGAAACTTTTATTCACGCTGCACTTTACCACAATATTTTAATGCTAAGGTGGAAGGTAAGGATGGGAAATCCGTATTAGCTTTTACTGGATTTACTGCAGAAAAAGGCGGACGTGGAATTGGAGTTATTCATCCGACGGATTATTTCTTTAATGATGTATGGGGAGAGGATTTTGATACTGATTTGAGAAATTCGTCAAATATGATTGTCCGTGATTTCAAGATAGACAATCCTGAAGCAAAAGGTTTTGGAGAATGGATGGTCAAAGACGGTTGGGTACAAGAAGGGGATTTGCTTAGAAACTGGTATCCTTTTGTCATGAAATTCAGCCGGCGTGGTGGATTCCCTGATGAACTCTATGAAAAGAATACTGATGGCACTATTAAGACAACTGCGCTTGGAGAACATATTTTGGCTTATACTTCTTGGACAGGATCTCCTGCAAATATCTCATATAAAGATGAATATTTGTTTCGGTTAGCGGGTACATATCTATTACGTGCTGAAGCCTATTTGAAGAATAACCAGTCTGATAAGGCTGCTGATGACATTAATGAACTCAGAAAAAGAGCACATGCAAGTGAAGTTAAAGCTTCGAATATGAATATAGATTTGATTCTTGATGAACAAATGCGTGAACTTTATTTTGAGGATTTCAGAGTGGTTACTTTAATGCGGTTAGGGAAATTGGTAGAAAGGACTCAGGAACATAATCCTAGAGGAGAAAATGTAGGTAACAATCAGAATCTTTTGCCTATTCCATATCCGGAAATAGAACGAAATATTTTTGGAAAGATTGAACAAAATCCGGAATATTGA
- a CDS encoding family 43 glycosylhydrolase codes for MNPILGGDYPDPTIVRDGNDYYMTHSAFNYLPGLTIFHSKDLVRWEPISVALVRYLGSVWAPDICKYKDKYYIYFTVSQGKDDFSNHVVYADSPEGPWSEPVNLNIDRWIDPCHVVDESTGQRWLFLSGGHRVKLSENGLSANGKLEKVYDGWEIPKDWTVEGMALEGPKIRRIGEYYYLLNAQGGTAGPPTTHMAVVARSKSINGPWDNSPLNPLIHTYSGTERWWSKGHASLIDTPDGRWWIVYHAYEKDFLNLGRQTLLEPVQITEDGWLEAPLGRKAEEKIACPIPLASEWKNCDRLKEFRIGLDWKFYKQYEPGRFSIKDSMLMLKAQGSNPAESSPIMFVTGAHGYEMSVKIECDSSAVAGLILYYNDNFYVGTGCDTQYRYRWRRGELKGKNKYREFGAIWLRLRNENNIVTGYYSYDGKEWIKEAWGMEISGYNHNTLSDFQSILPGLFVYGKGKACFKEFQYRCLDSFR; via the coding sequence ATGAATCCTATTCTAGGTGGTGATTATCCGGATCCCACCATTGTAAGGGATGGAAATGATTATTATATGACTCATTCTGCCTTTAATTATCTGCCGGGATTAACTATTTTTCATTCTAAAGACTTGGTTAGGTGGGAGCCTATAAGTGTTGCTCTTGTCCGATATTTGGGTTCTGTATGGGCTCCAGATATCTGCAAGTACAAGGATAAATATTATATTTACTTTACTGTTTCTCAGGGTAAGGATGATTTCAGTAACCACGTTGTTTATGCTGATTCTCCTGAAGGACCTTGGAGTGAGCCTGTTAATTTGAATATAGATAGATGGATAGATCCATGCCATGTGGTGGATGAGAGTACGGGGCAACGTTGGCTGTTTCTTAGTGGTGGACACCGTGTAAAGTTGTCTGAAAATGGGTTGTCTGCTAATGGTAAATTGGAAAAAGTATATGATGGGTGGGAGATCCCAAAGGACTGGACTGTAGAAGGTATGGCATTGGAGGGACCTAAAATAAGAAGAATAGGTGAGTATTACTATCTTTTGAATGCTCAGGGTGGAACTGCGGGTCCACCCACCACCCACATGGCAGTGGTTGCCCGTTCTAAATCTATTAATGGTCCTTGGGATAATAGTCCCCTAAATCCTTTAATTCATACTTATAGTGGAACAGAACGATGGTGGTCTAAAGGACATGCTTCGCTTATTGATACTCCGGATGGACGGTGGTGGATTGTATATCATGCTTACGAGAAGGATTTCCTGAATTTAGGAAGGCAAACTCTTTTGGAGCCTGTGCAAATAACTGAAGATGGCTGGTTAGAGGCTCCGTTAGGAAGGAAAGCAGAAGAGAAGATTGCCTGTCCAATTCCTTTGGCTAGTGAATGGAAAAATTGCGACAGACTAAAGGAGTTTCGTATTGGCTTAGATTGGAAGTTCTATAAGCAGTATGAGCCCGGACGCTTTAGCATAAAGGACAGCATGTTAATGTTGAAAGCACAAGGTTCTAATCCGGCAGAGTCATCTCCCATAATGTTTGTTACCGGTGCGCATGGCTATGAAATGAGCGTGAAGATTGAATGTGACAGCAGTGCTGTAGCAGGCCTTATACTTTATTATAATGATAACTTTTATGTAGGTACCGGATGTGATACTCAGTATAGATACAGGTGGCGTAGAGGAGAACTGAAAGGAAAGAACAAATATAGGGAATTTGGCGCTATATGGTTGAGACTTCGTAATGAAAATAATATTGTTACGGGATATTATAGCTATGATGGTAAAGAATGGATAAAGGAAGCGTGGGGAATGGAAATTTCCGGTTATAACCACAATACACTTTCTGATTTCCAAAGTATCCTTCCCGGTTTATTTGTATATGGTAAAGGGAAGGCCTGCTTTAAAGAATTTCAATATAGATGTTTGGACTCTTTTAGATGA
- a CDS encoding family 43 glycosylhydrolase yields the protein MAPYVRHHDPEVYVASDSGKVVYNGIPWFDEQGNIVNAHGACIVEDGGRYYLFGEYKSDKSNAFPGFSCYSSDDLVNWKFERVVLPVQPDGILGPDRVGERVKVMKCPSTGEYVMYMHADDLGYKDPYIGYATCKTINGEYKLQGPLLYDGKPVKRWDMGTFQDTDGKGYLLIHHGPIYRLSEDYRSIEAEVAHVKGAGESPAMFKKNGMYYMLFSNLTSWEKNDNFYFTAPAIEGPWTKQGIFCPEGTLTYNSQSTFVFPLKKGNDTIPMFMGDRWSFPHQASAATYVWMPLQVEGTRITIPEYWQCWDINRVKPVDVLRNGKMIPTKKMMPDAAWKEENGRLLSNMKGSVLAVPFQGTHAAVTGESDCHSGYARISVLNAGKDTVYSSLVDFYSKYPEKAIRIMTPKLPKGDYTLLIEVTGIKPVWTDKSKTIYGSDNTFVTIDKIYYF from the coding sequence CTGGCGCCTTATGTACGTCATCATGATCCGGAAGTATATGTAGCCTCCGACTCGGGAAAAGTAGTTTATAACGGCATACCTTGGTTCGACGAACAGGGGAATATTGTCAATGCACATGGTGCATGCATTGTGGAAGATGGTGGGCGGTATTACTTGTTCGGAGAGTATAAATCGGATAAGAGTAATGCCTTCCCGGGATTCAGTTGCTACTCTTCCGATGATCTGGTTAACTGGAAATTTGAAAGAGTGGTGTTGCCGGTGCAGCCCGATGGTATATTGGGACCTGACCGTGTAGGCGAGCGGGTGAAAGTGATGAAATGCCCTTCTACCGGGGAATATGTTATGTATATGCATGCCGATGATTTGGGATATAAAGACCCTTATATCGGTTACGCTACTTGCAAAACAATTAATGGGGAATACAAATTGCAAGGACCTCTGCTCTATGATGGTAAACCCGTCAAACGTTGGGATATGGGAACTTTTCAGGATACGGATGGCAAAGGCTATCTGCTTATTCATCACGGGCCTATTTACAGATTGAGTGAAGACTACCGCTCGATAGAGGCTGAAGTTGCTCATGTCAAAGGGGCGGGCGAATCGCCTGCCATGTTCAAGAAGAATGGCATGTACTATATGCTGTTCTCCAATCTGACGAGTTGGGAAAAGAATGATAACTTCTATTTTACGGCTCCGGCTATTGAAGGCCCTTGGACAAAGCAGGGGATATTCTGTCCCGAAGGAACCCTGACGTATAACTCACAAAGCACTTTTGTTTTTCCTTTAAAAAAAGGTAACGACACGATTCCTATGTTTATGGGTGACCGTTGGTCGTTTCCTCACCAGGCTTCTGCCGCTACTTATGTGTGGATGCCCTTGCAAGTGGAAGGAACCAGAATTACCATTCCCGAATATTGGCAATGCTGGGATATCAATCGTGTGAAACCTGTTGACGTATTGCGCAATGGAAAAATGATTCCTACCAAGAAGATGATGCCGGATGCCGCTTGGAAAGAAGAAAACGGACGGTTGCTTTCAAATATGAAAGGGAGTGTGTTGGCTGTTCCGTTCCAAGGAACCCATGCGGCGGTGACCGGTGAATCTGATTGCCATAGCGGATATGCCAGGATAAGTGTGCTGAATGCCGGGAAAGACACCGTCTATTCTTCATTAGTCGACTTTTATAGTAAATATCCTGAGAAAGCAATCCGAATAATGACTCCGAAGCTGCCTAAAGGGGATTATACATTATTAATTGAAGTCACAGGCATAAAGCCGGTGTGGACGGATAAGTCTAAAACCATTTACGGAAGCGACAATACTTTTGTGACAATAGATAAGATTTATTATTTTTGA